In the Anomalospiza imberbis isolate Cuckoo-Finch-1a 21T00152 chromosome 3, ASM3175350v1, whole genome shotgun sequence genome, GCTCGGCGCTGGGTGCCTGCGGCGTCAGGCGGCAGCTGCACCCTGCAGAAAGCACCGGGTGCGCACGGTTCCGGGTTTTACCTTTGAACGGGGTTGAGTTAGGGGACAGCGGCTGTTTCAGGTGTGTGAGGTGGGTACGGCTGGACTCTGTTTGGTAACGAGGGGATGGTCTGTCGGGTGTGGGAAGCGACTTGGGTAGCAGAGCTGCCGCATCCGAAACTGAAGGACGCTTTATCACACTGCCAGAAGCCCGAGGCAGCGCCTGGTTTGCATATCAATGTACAGGCTCCGCAGCCCGGCTTCCTTGCTCGTTCCTATCTCCCCTAGTAGGCACACAAGCAATTTGTGCCAAGTTCAGCAGCAGTGGAGACTTAGAGCAGAGAACTTTAGTTTGTATCTTGCAGACAAAAAGAATGtagattattttccttcctctacACGTGACGGGTGTTTGAGGCTCAGTTTTAATATATTCTAATTTAGTGTAGTACAGTCTGTTTAGTTTCAGCTTCTGGTTTTCTTGCCAGGCTAGAAGGCATTGGAAGGTGTTGAATCAGCAGATCAGCAAAAAGCCTGTAGGAACAAGTTCTCCTTTTATTTAAGGGAGTTTTATCCAGTAGGAAGGTTTTAGCCCATGACTATCAAGATGGGGTTGACTTGTGTGCTTGTACCTGGGGAAGGTACTTGTGAGAGTTAATGAATATGCATTGATGACTGAAGTGTGCACATGCATGTTGTGTTTCCACCTTAAGTATCAGCCACCACTGACACTGCTCCATATGTTTGGGTTTATCCCAAACTGTTGCAGGAATCAAGATAGGGTGTGCGTGTTAAGTGCAGCACCTATGTGTCCATTCCTtctccagcacctgcagcactCTGTTGCTTCTGCCCCTGGCAGGAATGCTCAAATGGCTGGAATTACCTTTTCTGAGCTTCTTTTGGTCCAGTGCTTTTCTGTGTGCAGGACTGAAAAAGAGCTGCTGGGACATGGGCAGGTTCCTGCAGTTGTTTCTCCCGCAGCTGTATGTGCTGAAGCCAGAGGAATGCTGAGTGAAGTTCTGCTTCATGCCCTTCCTGCCCTTGACATCCTGTCCTGTCTCTGCATCCTACTGCGAGCTCAACCACCCTGCAATCTGTGTTCCTTGTGATTGGCACCATGCTTCACCCTGTATCAAAAATAGCACATGGGAAGGGCTGGCCTGTGAGGAGGAACCTGGTTGGCATGCTCCAGGTTCACATTTGGCAGAACCCCTGAATCCAAGGGGAGTGGAAAGTGTGAACCGGAATCGGCTGTCCtgcagtgtcctgtgctggcaTCCCAGTCACTGGGAGGCTGTagcagggtgtgtgtgtgaggtgTTGGGTTTGTAggtctgtgctgccctgcctcATAGAGTCAGGGTGCTGTGTGCCGCTCAGAACGCAGTGGCTGGGCCATGCACAGCGCTGGGATCTTGGTGACCTCAGTTCAGGTGTTCAGGATGTGCAgtaaaataaagttatttttaggGAGCAGGTCCTACACATCAGCTCAACCTGCTCACTGCATCTGAGGAAATGTTAGTAGTCCCGCTCTTGCCTGGCTGTCCTTCTCTGGCTTTGTCTGTGAAAAGCTTGTGAAACATTGTGAGCAGAGATAAGAAAACATAGTTGCATATTGTTTcggattttttggtttgtttctaaGGAGTGCTGAAAGGTTGTTTTTTCTGAGTTtaccacagaatcatttagattgGGAATTACATCTAAGATAATTTTTCTTCCACTTGTTGAAAAAGATTGCGGTAGGTCCTCTTGAGAGGATAGGAAATGTTgcttattttgttcttttttagaCTTGTGTTGGGGTCTCCTTGCCATCAGGAATAGAATTCACTTACCCTCCCAATAACCTCAGTCAATGAGGTGCCTGTAGCTGGGGAATCAGAGAGGTGTGGGAGTCAGCTGAGGAACTGCAGTGACTTTGTCACTTACATTGCATTTGTTGGATCAGCTGTGGTATCAGCAACTTGCACAAGTGTGATTGGAACTGCTTTCTTAGCTGATTTAGTGTAACTAGTACAAGAGGTTCAGTGAGCACTTTTCTTGGGTCAGAGTAGCTTATTTTGGGTCAGATAAACAGAACCAGCATGTTTCTACAACAAGGAGcagagttttatttttcccttattttatGGTGATAATTGAAAAAGGTATCTTCAGTTGGACCCCAGTGAGAGTCTTGCACGTTTAGCCTACAAGTTACCTCTTCATTTCTTGCCTCATGCTATGGGAAATTATGCTTTATTTATGTACTAAGCATTTAAAAACAGCTGGGTAACTGCTTTCATCTTGCTTTGTGTGATGGAAATGAATACAGAAATACAGCAGGAGGTGAAGGAGACTTTATGTCAGACTTTGAAGACGTCAAATGAGTGGAATCTTTCCTAATAGGTGCTAGTGATGATTTAGTAATGGCATAATGATGATTTCAGTACTGAATTAAAGCTGTGTGAAATAAAAGCACTCCCTTATGGATACATGCACGTTTCTGTTGTGTAAGTTAGGGGTGTAGTGTTTAATAGCAttcagtgcagctgcagcattAACTGTGCCCCCATTTTCCTTGAAACAGGAACAAGGCTAATGTGATGTGCTGCAAGCTCACATCTTGGTTTGCATTGTTGTTATCTGTGTCAGTTCCCTCCACGAAAGAAAGCTTGGAAAACATACAAGAGATACTTTGTATTTATAATGTATAAAATCTGTAGTGCTTCACAATGTGGTGTGATGCATATCTGCTGTGACAAACTTTGACTCTGAGGGAAGTGGCCTGGCAGTTTGAGCCCAGAGCTCTGAacagcaaaacaagaaaacatcTGGTCTCTGTTGGTATTTCAGAAACACTGGAAGACTAATTAGTTGCATAACCACTAATATATAATAATCTGCGCAGTGAGATCAAATAAGGAGTAGAAATACAGAGATGCTTGACTGTTGTCTCAGAATGACCCAGCCACCTGTGGCTGTGACTGTATTTCAGTGCCTTGCTGTAACACCTGTCAAAATGCATCTTGTGCTTTTTGTACCTCTTTATTAAGAAGTGCTAATGCTCTGTTTGCTGGTATGTGCTGTGGTTTCTTTATGcctaaaaatatattcttcagTGACAGAATGAAGTTCCTGCTTGTCAGAGATCACTGCCCTAATTGTGGGGTTAAAGTGtgttggagctgctggggaaacaATTACTTTGAACTTGAATGGGAAGGTGATGTTATTGTTGAAGCAGCAGGGTAGAAGTAGGTTAAATTTGTAGCATGCAAGTCGCTTAATTTGTGGCTCTATGTCTATAGAAATGTGGCTTTTGTCTTGTGAACAAGTGGAACAGATGTTGGGTGCTCTTGGACTGGGGGtgtgttttttgtgtttggttAGTTGGAGCCTCTTTTATTTGTACCATAGAAATTCCAGCAATTGCAAGTTGAGAGCATGTTTGGAAATTGAACCACTGTTTTAACTACACAGCTGAGTGAAGATGTGGAGCGAGCATCTGAAAATCCGacagaggagagagaaggagatATGGAAGTTCATGAAGATTCCAGCTCTGTTATTTTACCAGGTAAGAACTGTTGACCCAAAAATTGATTGTTAGGGCCTATTAGCTGTTGTCCCgtgtggttttggttgttttggttttgctatTTTATTGCACTTCTGAAAGTAAACAGAACACTAATTTCTCTACTTACTTCCCTTACTTCATTAATTTCCCTAACTTATTTTATGTGAATCAATACTGATGGAAAGCCGAGGAGGTTATCCAAGGACTGATAGGAGAATATgtctttgtcaggaactgtgCTCAATCAAAACAGGTTCAGCACATCTGACTCTGAGACAGCTTAGTATGTCATCTTCCTTTATGTTGTGTCTCACCTGAGTGGCAGTGGGTTGCAGGCAGGGTCTGTGCCAGATTTATATGAGCAAGATGCAATATTGAATAGGTGCTTTAGAATAGATCCTTAATTAGATCCTTAGTTAGAATAGATCCTTGTTCAGGTTGCTTTTGGAGGGCGTGGAGCAGTGTTAAATGGGCTTATTGCAGCTCAGGTGTGGGCACTGAGGTTAGCCAGCCTGAAAGGAGTATGGCCTAAATGCCTCGCAGCTGTCCAAGATGTATTTGTTTCAGCAGTGCAATTTTATGCATATTAATGTCCTAATTGCCTTGGCTGCCTTCTCCTGGCATGTAACTTGCCCATGGACGTTTGTAAGTAGTTATGTGTGCAGCAGGGTTCACTAAAAGACTCCTGTTTGCTGTAGGAAGGCACAAACACCAAACCATAGAGTTGGAGAGCAGTATGTGGCATGGCCTGAGAGGGGCTGACTCATTTAATGACACCACAAGAACAGTCAGCAGGAAGCATGGCTGCTTATCTCCTTTCTTGCGTTGAGTTTTAACATAAAATTTTGTGTGATCAGCTGTATATCATTCATGACAAAACATGATGTACAGCTCAAGAGTACAGGAACCTTTTCCTTAGAAATATTACCAAAAGAAATGGCAAATGCAAGGGTATGGGTAAagcagtgtctgtgtgtggGTGAGACTACTGTGAAGAACTAAAGAGAACAAGATTTGAAGGAAAGGAGACCCTGGGAGAATTGGGTCAATCTCTTTCTAGCTGTAATTGGAAGAATCCTTCTCTGACAGTTTTTAACATGTACAAGGAATTATGAACTAGAGGGTAACAAATATCTAGTGACTTCTACCATGGTGGAGATGCAATGCATAGAGCTGGGCATGAGCATTAGGATATTAAATCACTCCACTGATGTCTATGCTGAGTGTGTTTAAGAATCACTTCAGActggaaatgggggggaaaggagttgtttttttccagaagcaAAGATTGACCATGAGCAGACTTCTCTTGTGAACTTTAAACTTTGTTTCTCAGTTGTCCTTGAAAACAAACCTTGTTTTCTGCCTGCAGTGGCCTTAAGCAGAGTGCCAAATTCTGGCATGTGCAAAGGAGGCACAATCTTAGGTTGATTACTCTTCATACTTGAGAAGGAAGTATCTTCCTGGCTAGAATTAGCTGTGGTTTTTAAAATCAAGCTGAGTTTGAGGCTTATTTTCCTCTCACATGATTGatctttaaatgaaaattcagCAAAAATATCTGTATGCTAAAGTCCCAATCCATATTCTGTTTGGTTCCAGATGGTGAACTGGGTACCACTACCCCTTCTTTGCGTTTCAGCAAGACCTGCCTAAAGAATGTTTTTTCAGTAATTCTCCTGTTTATTTATCTGCTGCTCATGGCTGTAGCTGTGTTCCTTGTCTACCAAACCATCAGTGACTTCAGGGAGAAGCTCAAGCACCCAGTAATGTCTGTCACTTACAAGGAAGTGTCCTTGTATGATGCACCTGGTAAGAGCGGTAACAAGTAAAATGGGTTAAATCTTGTTCATGTTTTTCTTggattgttttaaatttttggaGTTCATTCTTCAGAGCCCAGAGTGCATATGATACTTGACCCAGGTCTTTCATTTCCTCACTTTAGGTTAAAAAGTTGTGTTGACTTTGCACAGAAATGTTAACATTTTGCGGGAGATTTTTGGGAGCTCTCGTGCCAATAACATGAATGGCAGAAGCTGTGGAGAATTATGCAACATTTCATAGATAAGAAGTGTTTTCAGACTCCAAAATGAGTCCTCTTTTAGGGGAGAAAGATAATTCCTTTTGGAGATATTCCCCAAACTGTATCATTCAAACAGAGTAACACATAGCATGTGTATCGGGAGCTCAGTGCTGCACTGGGCACTGAGATGCCATTCACAGTAAAGAAGGTGAATTTCTCAAACCAACCACAAAATAACCACAACGCCACTTTCTACTTCCACCCTGCCTTCTTTACAGCATGGTATTTCATCAGTAGGCAATGAAAATATGATGTGACTGCAGGGAGCAATGTTGGCACAAAAATGCAGCGTGGCATCAGAAACTGTTGCAGTTTGCAGGAGGAATTGCTCCGCAGGAGCATTTTTGAATAGCGAGTtctgttgttgttattttttttaattgtctagTAGCCATTCATAAGTAGAGCCCTGGTAGCAAATGCAGCTCAGTCAGTCatcagtgaatttccagtttaacAATAACACTTTTGTTTGAAGTGTTACCACATTTTCCAAATACCCACTTCAGTAGTTGTGGCTGAAAGGTGTTTTGAGTTGTTGCCATATTACTGTAGTTGTTTTTCTCTATGGCCAGTTAGCCCAGCTTTGGAAGTAATGCCTTATGTTTGGACCATATGAATCTGACTTTAAGAGAAAGCAAACTCaagcttttcttcttcttttttttttttttccatgtgagCTTTTCACCCagcaacaggaagaaaataagcAGATTTTAAATAAGCAGAGCAACATACATATAAATCCAAAAGTATTGTTGGAGATCCCTGGAGAACAGAGAACCTAAATCAATGTAgtcctttattttattgctctATTAAAATGATGAGATAGCAAGTTGCAAGCATGGAGCTCTGAAGGAAGGAATAAAGCATTTGATATATTCTGAGTGCTTTGACATCTCACATTTTGGTGGGCAGATCATCTCAGTTGTGAGTTAATTATATCTAATCAATCATACTCTTTTAAGTTGGACTAGATTATCTTCCAGCAAACTTATTTCCAGTAATAAATATGGCATAGGTGGTGGGTGTAAAAGGATTTTGAGGTTTGGCTCTTGTATTTTGCTAGCCTTCCAAAGCTGAGGTGGCTGAGGTTGCTTGAATGTGCTGTTGGACTGGAACAGGAGGTTTATGGCATATGTGGGTTTCCATCCAGGTGGAGTAGTTGCCTGCCCTACCCAGTGCTGTAAATAATAAGGGATGGTAGCAGCTAGTGCATGTTTGATGGCTTTGATTTTTATGATGATGTCACATGCAGTTAACAGAAGATGCTGTATTCTGAAGAGTGCCTTTTCGCTTCTGTTAGCTCAGGCAGTGATCTTTGATCTGTCGTGTATTGTATCTACAGTTTTTTCAATTACCACTTGATGTGTTAAATGCTAATATCTGAAAACTAAAGCACTACATGTCCCATTTGATGACCCCTAACTTATTTTACAGATTCATCTGGGGTTGAGAGGGACTGATGGATTAGCTGCTGGCTTGTGGGAAGATGAGGGAAACTTGGTAGCTTCTATGAACCTTGAACTGTTGTAACAGAATATGaaccctgattttttttttaatgcatcgTGGGGGTTCTGTCCTGATGCAGTTGGTGGTTTTGTCCTGCTCCAGAAAAATGTGGAAGTGCATGGTTTAATGTGATTGTTTTGTGGCATCTTAAAGATAGCTCAGTATCCTGTGGGATTAAATTCCAGAATGAAAATCTATGTCCTCAGGAAGGAAATCAGTGCTCTCCAATGTTTTTCTCCCCAAACAGGTATTGCCTTTTACCCAGGCAAAGCTCGGCTGCTTAGCTGCAAACATCATTACTACGATCACATTCCACCTCTCATAAATCCAGGTCAGCCAGGAGACATTGAATGCACCACTCAGAGGATCAACTACACGGATCCTTTTACTAATCAAACTATGGTAATAACAATATAATAGAGCAAAGCTCATTCAGGGTGGGGTTTCTGCTCATAATCTTGTTGGAAAGTAAATGTACTATGTGCTGTAAAAAAATCCTTGCttctggtttggattttttgtaaGCCGTCTGtcattttgttttcacaaaTGTGAAAGACCCCAGTCAATGTATATAGGTGTTATGGAAGATCAGCTGTCCTGTGGGTATGTGCAGCACAAAATCCTTAATGGgataaaataagtaatttttcacAGTGAAGCTCTCACTTCATTCTTCTCCTAAATGAACTGGGAAGCATTTTCCTTGATATTGCGAACCTAGCTTTGATTGAAAGCAGTATCAGTATCCATTAAAGGAGGATAGCTAATCTCTCTTTTAATGTTTGCTGGGAATTCATACatgaattcctgctgggaattaCATACCATGTTTGTCACGCTTGGAAGAATCTTAAATGGGCACCAAGTGTTTCATTACACTGGAATGCTTTGAGCCAGCGAGATGGGTACAGTGAGGAGTGATAGTCTGTCTTAAACTGCCCTTAGAAGTGCAGGGAAGCTTGCTTCTGTATAAACAAATGTCCAAAACCCACAAATGACCATATCTAATacttaaatattaatatttaaacacTGAATCTTGATGTAAAGACCTCCTTTTTAAACTAAAAGGAGGGACTGAAGTGGCATTCTTGTTAGGTATTTTAATAGATGTGTACTTAGTAGCAGCCAAgaaactctgtgtgtgtgttagATTTCTACAGAATATTAGTGCCAGATGGCAAATTAATGAACAGAAAATGAGGATTCCTTTGCTCCTCTCACCATCTCTGTTTGCTTACAGAAGTATGCTTTGGTTGTTCAAGGCCCTCGTGATGTGAAGAAAAGGGAACTGGTGTTTTTGCAGTTCCATTTAAATGAAACAGACCAAGATTTTAGTGCCATTGACTAcctgctgttttcttccttccaaGAGTTTGTCAGAAGGTATGTGAAGGGGGGTGAGCCTGTGGCTGCATTGAACTTGCTGTCACAATACTTGTGAAAGCAgggctttttcagaaaaatccAGTCAGgcttttatgatttttttttaaatgtttggagCATATTGATGCTCTTTAATGTCTTTGTTTACTAATCTGacctttaaaaatgtattgaGGGCTTTTTCAGTGACAAAAACTGTTCTTCAGCTGTGCTTAAACCATTTGTTGCTGCACTTTCTAAAAGCTTGGAGTTTGTGCTGGCTTCCTGCTGtctgctgctgtgggtgctcAGGAAGTGTGCTGTCCTGGGTAGTGTGTCAGGAAGTGCACCAAGAACACAAATATTTCTGTAccatttgggggtttttaaagcAATTGCTGTAAAGGTCAGATCCCTAGATTGCTTTGTTGTGTTTTCATTGAAAGATTAACTCTGTTTCTTTGTATTACTGGCTGTATTTAAGATTCTGCAGAATGATGTAAATTCATTTTCGAAATTGCTTTTTATTGGTTTGACATTGGTATCATTGGAGTATCTAATCAACCTTCTAATTTTATCAAGAATGGATCTAATCTTGTCTTAAACTTTCTTGAAAGACCCACTCTTTTTCCACCTTTTGAGAATAAATGTCATATTTAACGgtttcatttttgctttaatttaaaTTCAAGTTCTGTTCTTCTCTCTGAGATCCAGATTAAAAGTTAGTCAAGAAATATTAGTCATAGTAACACCTGATAGAAAACCTTAATTTGATAATAGATGCTCAGTGAAAAAGGGACAGGGGATAGAGAACCTATGCAGAGCAAAATTAggtgagggagggaagagaaCAAATTTTATTGGAGCAAGGCCTTCTCAGAGGCTTGGACATGGTCATTCTGATGCTTTTCAGATGGATCAAAGACTGGAAGTGTTCAGACATGATACCTCTGGGTGGCCAAAGACCAGTTAGCTGGATTTGCCTTTTACAAAGCATTTCTGCTTCATTGAAGACATTCTAAGTCTTTAACTGTTTTCTGTAACTGCACTGGAACACCCCATAAAATGCTAATGTTCTGGGTGTTTTAGGCATTGATGTTTTAGGGTGAGAGAACACCAGTTAAGAGTAGTGGTGTAGAAGGTGCTGCTTGTTCCTTAtggtggtttcttttttttttttttctggttttatggCTTGTGCTCTGGTAAGAAATGCTTACAGTGGGACAACTTGCAGCAAGGTGCTCAGCTCTTCCTGTACTGCCAGACACCAGCACTGCCTGAGACCAGCCCTGGTGCTGcacctggctgggggcaggaTGAACAGCTCAGTCTTGGCATCCTCAGGCCTTAGAAGTCACATGGGAAATGGGATGTTTGTTTGGGGATCCATCCTCTGTGCTTGCTTGAGGCAGGTAGTAGGAGTAGGAGTTAAAACCGGTTTTGAACTAACCCAGGTGAATGGTAACATTGGCAAGGGGATGAAGCCTTAGTGATAAATGATCTGCGTGTCTAGATGGAATACAGGAAAGGAACCAGCTGTGGGTGGGAGGCCAGTGATGTCTTTTCTGCAGCATCCTCCAAAACTTAATACAAATGGTGTGGCTTGTCTTGCTCAGTGCTGTGTTTGCTGTCCTGGCATGAActggctgggctcagggcaAGTTGGGAGTTTACATTTCTCCTGACTATGGAAAGTGCATGTGAAAATGCACTGTGTATGTGGAGGGCACTCATTCTGTCCAGCTTccagcagaagagaaaatagaaaTGATTTCTTGTTCATCAGCAGATGCTAAATTTAGCTGATGGGAAGTCTGGCTTAAGATATCTGTAGAAACTCTTGTGTGTCCTTCCATACAGCCTCTGAAAACTTCAATTACTGGCCTCTGTTAACTACTTTTCCTGACAAAGTGTCTCACTGGTTATGAAGGCCCAGAATAACACTGTGTCCAGCAGTTCATGTACAGTGTTATCAGAGGTGCcacaagcaataaaaaaaaagcatctaaAGACTTGTACctttaagagatttttttgtGGTGTAGTAAGTGCTGAGGACTCGAGCAAAGTCCAGTTGTTTCTGTCAAGGGCTTTATTCTCTGCAGCCCTTCTGTTAAAATTGGATCAGACTCCGTGAAACTGGCACTGCTCACTGGTTTTGTTCTGGTCTCCACAGAACACTGCTGCACTGTGTGCTGTTGTTGGCCTCTGAGCCggagggagatgctgctggcttctttttctttttatttttcttaaggcagtggcagctgctgtctGTACCGTATTAATTGGAGGGAGGGAAATAATGAAACCCTTGCAAATTACCCAAAATGTGTGGCTGGAAATACAAGTTCCTCTCCTGAACTGTCATTAGGATAGTACATAGGGCTTAGAAGAAAATCCTCTGAATATATTCCTGACAAAACTATTGTTAGTGTAGCATGTCAAATAACTTATGGTCCTGTGAAATGATGGATACCAGTGTGAACAGATCAGAGATTATTTCAGGGTCTAACCAGAGCCCCATGTTCATGTCTCTGATCTGGATTGCTACATGCAGAGAAATACAACATAGAAGGATTGAGACTTTTGGTACCACACCAGCCTTTATTAGATGCCACAGCTGTTTGAGAGTTTCTTGCTCTGGGGATacacaaaagaaataaacacagaTTGAACCATCAGTGGGTTTGGCTCTTGCTGTTGCACTGGAATCTGCTGGTGGAACTCTGGCTCTCATGGGGTGGTCCATGGACACTGGTGGTAAAGGATCCACTGCAGCACTACAGCCAAGTCCAGA is a window encoding:
- the PACC1 gene encoding proton-activated chloride channel isoform X2, which encodes MPKPEVSASYQELSEDVERASENPTEEREGDMEVHEDSSSVILPDGELGTTTPSLRFSKTCLKNVFSVILLFIYLLLMAVAVFLVYQTISDFREKLKHPVMSVTYKEVSLYDAPGIAFYPGKARLLSCKHHYYDHIPPLINPGQPGDIECTTQRINYTDPFTNQTMKYALVVQGPRDVKKRELVFLQFHLNETDQDFSAIDYLLFSSFQEFVRSPEKAKFMKDCESSYSSWKFSGGFRTWVKMSLVKTKEEDGSETVEFKQETSVVNYIDQRTKPRSDQLFFVVFEWKDPFIQTVQDIITANPWNMIALLCGIFLALFKAADFAKLSVKWMIKIRRRHLKRTRQVTNHIS
- the PACC1 gene encoding proton-activated chloride channel isoform X1; its protein translation is MEVHEDSSSVILPDGELGTTTPSLRFSKTCLKNVFSVILLFIYLLLMAVAVFLVYQTISDFREKLKHPVMSVTYKEVSLYDAPGIAFYPGKARLLSCKHHYYDHIPPLINPGQPGDIECTTQRINYTDPFTNQTMKYALVVQGPRDVKKRELVFLQFHLNETDQDFSAIDYLLFSSFQEFVRSPEKAKFMKDCESSYSSWKFSGGFRTWVKMSLVKTKEEDGSETVEFKQETSVVNYIDQRTKPRSDQLFFVVFEWKDPFIQTVQDIITANPWNMIALLCGIFLALFKAADFAKLSVKWMIKIRRRHLKRTRQVTNHIS